The following coding sequences lie in one Dehalococcoidia bacterium genomic window:
- a CDS encoding PHP domain-containing protein — MFLDLHCHSIVSDDARATVEQYAKWIAALRRKGYRVDGIVLTEHRTFDRVSDYRALEDAYDLAIFKASELDTDAGHFLVYGVNDALLRRFDFADVRINAVELVRCCEAEGAIAVPAHPGRERVSFIDLAGNRDFSLVRVVEVLNGGSRPWENERAQRLAAERGYVGIAGSDAHFVNAIARQLTRFFVPVRSMDELVAALRSGAVAPATLADTQLGVE, encoded by the coding sequence ATGTTTCTCGACCTCCACTGCCATTCCATCGTCTCCGACGACGCCCGCGCCACGGTCGAGCAATACGCGAAGTGGATCGCCGCCCTGCGGCGCAAAGGCTACCGCGTTGACGGCATTGTGCTGACGGAGCACCGCACGTTCGACCGCGTCAGCGATTATCGTGCCCTCGAGGATGCGTACGATCTCGCGATCTTCAAGGCGAGCGAACTGGATACGGACGCGGGCCACTTTTTGGTCTACGGGGTTAATGACGCCTTGCTCCGGCGGTTCGACTTTGCCGACGTCCGGATCAACGCAGTTGAGCTCGTTCGCTGCTGCGAAGCCGAGGGCGCAATCGCAGTGCCGGCCCATCCCGGACGCGAGCGCGTCAGTTTTATCGACCTCGCCGGCAACCGCGATTTCTCGCTCGTCCGCGTAGTGGAGGTCCTGAATGGGGGAAGTCGCCCTTGGGAGAACGAGCGTGCCCAGCGGCTGGCCGCTGAGCGAGGATATGTGGGGATTGCGGGGAGCGACGCCCATTTCGTCAACGCAATCGCGCGCCAGCTGACGCGCTTCTTCGTTCCCGTCCGCAGCATGGACGAGCTCGTCGCCGCGCTCCGGAGCGGGGCGGTCGCCCCTGCAACGCTGGCAGACACGCAACTGGGAGTGGAATGA
- a CDS encoding MaoC family dehydratase N-terminal domain-containing protein — MTAIEFDRTLLDRPIPVGTFTWDAQKIEEYLAATGEGAPPEDEFGPYAPPLMGMAFVGEPPPLDLQWGRRTFLAGQVFWPLVPIRPGDMITTTTFLRDVYEKTGRTGHLVFVVWETELTNQRGEVVARCRRTLVHQE, encoded by the coding sequence ATGACCGCCATCGAATTCGACCGAACGCTGCTCGACCGGCCGATCCCCGTCGGCACGTTCACGTGGGATGCGCAGAAAATCGAGGAGTATCTTGCGGCAACAGGGGAGGGGGCTCCTCCGGAGGACGAGTTCGGTCCGTACGCACCCCCGTTGATGGGCATGGCGTTCGTTGGCGAACCGCCGCCGCTTGATCTGCAGTGGGGGAGACGCACCTTTCTGGCCGGACAAGTGTTCTGGCCGCTGGTTCCCATCCGTCCCGGCGACATGATCACAACGACGACCTTTCTGCGCGACGTCTACGAGAAAACAGGCCGAACAGGCCATCTTGTCTTCGTGGTCTGGGAGACCGAGCTGACCAATCAGCGCGGCGAGGTCGTCGCCCGCTGCCGCCGGACACTGGTGCACCAAGAGTGA
- a CDS encoding flavin reductase family protein, with translation MRVRVPLEQSLRLLAPGPVTLASAIHKERFTVTPIGWTSPLSSRPPLVGIVVRPDRFLHELITASGEFGLSIVTKEEADKVFQAGLISGRTHEDKFTFTGLRPVAGRRIAAPLVDQAIGHLECAVLRAIETGDHTLFVGEVLVAEADEAAFDGFWCASDRHPLHYLGGTHFAPLGDRFDAS, from the coding sequence ATGCGGGTGCGCGTTCCTCTCGAACAGTCGCTTCGCCTCCTTGCGCCGGGGCCCGTCACCCTCGCCAGCGCCATCCACAAAGAGCGGTTTACCGTCACCCCAATCGGGTGGACCTCCCCGCTCAGCAGCCGGCCGCCATTGGTCGGGATCGTCGTTCGGCCGGATCGCTTCCTTCACGAACTGATCACGGCGAGCGGAGAATTTGGCTTGTCGATCGTGACGAAAGAGGAGGCGGACAAGGTGTTCCAAGCCGGGCTCATCTCCGGCCGAACTCATGAGGACAAATTTACGTTCACCGGCCTGCGCCCTGTCGCCGGCCGCCGTATCGCCGCTCCCCTCGTCGACCAAGCGATCGGCCATCTCGAGTGCGCCGTCCTGCGCGCTATCGAGACGGGCGACCACACGTTGTTCGTCGGCGAGGTGCTGGTCGCGGAGGCGGATGAGGCAGCCTTCGACGGCTTCTGGTGCGCTTCCGACCGGCATCCGCTGCACTATCTGGGCGGGACCCACTTTGCCCCGCTCGGCGACCGGTTCGACGCCTCATGA
- a CDS encoding DUF503 domain-containing protein yields MIVGAAIVRLRLPAARSLKEKRQVVKSVVDRVKGRFNVSAAEVGEQEAWQLAEIGIACAASHQGHAEDILRTVVGYIEESRLDVEVLDVVSDVLTIE; encoded by the coding sequence ATGATCGTCGGTGCGGCAATCGTGCGGCTTCGCCTCCCGGCAGCGCGCTCGCTGAAGGAGAAGCGGCAGGTGGTCAAATCGGTCGTCGACCGGGTCAAAGGCCGGTTCAATGTCTCCGCCGCGGAAGTGGGAGAGCAGGAAGCGTGGCAGCTCGCCGAAATCGGGATCGCCTGCGCCGCCAGCCACCAGGGCCACGCGGAGGACATCCTGCGCACCGTCGTCGGCTATATCGAAGAGAGCCGGCTGGATGTCGAGGTGCTGGACGTCGTGAGCGACGTCCTCACGATTGAGTGA
- a CDS encoding DEAD/DEAH box helicase: protein MTPAEFIERLRRDPAFSRQIVHVAVLPPRPARYEALERPLPPSLASRLRQRGIERFWSHQAEAINAARRGEHVVIATSTASGKSLCYHLPTLEALEADQSARALYLFPTKALAQDQLRSLATLAPTVEARTFDGDTPPAERQAARARAQILLTNPDMLQVGILPRHHAWSAWLRRLRFVVIDEAHVYRGVFGSHVANVLRRLRRLCAFYGSAPLFIATSATIGNPGEHFRRLVGETATVVTEDGSPHGSKYFLFWNPALLDGAASARRSANTDAAALLVALVRAKLRTIVFTKTRKLAELIARYARDRLEEELRDRVASYRAGYLPAVRREIEGRLFRGELLGVIATNALELGIDIGDLAVTVLTGYPGSIASVWQQAGRSGRGREESLAILIALDNPLDQYLVRHPELIFGTPLEHARINPANPKILYQHVLAAAYERPIDLDDLTYFGEELLGAVHDLAESGLLQRRNDRWHLTPRAEYPAGEIDIRSASGRPVALVASGRTIETIEAETAAYHVHPGAVYLHQGETYLVEDLDLTARVARARPADVPYYTAADEQTELTIRATIDERAAGRTVAALGQVDVRTRVIGYTRRRVFSEEILSRERLDLPPYTFETVAVWWTVPEAARREVERAGRDFAGGLHAAEHACIGLLPLFALCDRRDLGGISTPCHPDTGQPTIVIYDGHAGGVGIAERGYHELEALWSAAAQLLRDCPCEDGCPSCIQSPKCGNNNDLLDKAAARILLEWLSFCGS from the coding sequence ATGACCCCGGCTGAGTTCATCGAGCGACTTCGGCGCGACCCCGCGTTCTCCCGCCAGATCGTCCATGTCGCCGTCCTTCCCCCGCGCCCCGCGCGCTACGAGGCGCTCGAGCGGCCATTGCCTCCTTCGCTCGCTTCTCGGCTGCGTCAGCGAGGGATTGAGCGGTTCTGGTCCCACCAGGCGGAGGCGATCAACGCCGCACGGCGCGGCGAGCACGTTGTCATCGCGACAAGCACTGCCAGCGGCAAGAGCTTGTGCTACCACCTCCCCACGCTCGAGGCGCTCGAGGCCGACCAGTCAGCGCGAGCGCTCTACCTCTTCCCCACCAAAGCGCTCGCTCAGGATCAGCTCCGCTCACTGGCGACCCTCGCCCCAACGGTCGAGGCGCGGACCTTTGACGGCGACACTCCACCTGCTGAACGGCAGGCAGCGCGCGCTCGGGCCCAGATCCTTCTTACGAACCCCGACATGCTTCAGGTCGGCATCCTGCCGCGTCATCACGCCTGGAGCGCGTGGCTGCGCCGCCTCCGGTTTGTTGTCATCGACGAGGCGCATGTGTACCGCGGCGTGTTCGGCAGCCACGTCGCGAACGTTCTGCGGCGGCTGCGCCGGCTTTGCGCCTTCTACGGCAGCGCTCCGCTGTTCATCGCCACAAGCGCCACCATCGGGAATCCGGGCGAGCACTTCCGGCGATTGGTGGGGGAGACGGCTACCGTCGTAACGGAAGACGGCTCCCCCCACGGCTCGAAGTATTTTCTGTTCTGGAATCCTGCTCTTCTCGATGGCGCTGCCTCGGCTCGCCGCAGCGCCAACACCGACGCCGCCGCCTTGCTGGTGGCGCTCGTTCGCGCCAAGCTGCGCACGATTGTCTTCACCAAGACGCGCAAGCTTGCGGAACTGATCGCGCGCTATGCCCGCGATCGGCTTGAGGAGGAGCTGCGGGATCGCGTCGCCTCCTACCGGGCCGGCTATCTCCCAGCTGTGCGGCGCGAGATCGAAGGTCGGCTGTTCAGAGGAGAGCTCCTCGGCGTGATTGCCACCAATGCGCTCGAACTCGGGATCGATATCGGCGACCTTGCGGTGACCGTCCTCACGGGCTATCCCGGCTCGATTGCAAGCGTGTGGCAGCAGGCAGGACGTTCAGGACGAGGACGCGAAGAGTCGCTCGCCATCTTGATTGCGCTGGACAATCCGCTCGACCAGTATTTGGTGCGTCACCCCGAGTTGATCTTCGGCACCCCCCTTGAGCACGCCCGCATCAATCCCGCTAATCCGAAGATCCTGTATCAGCACGTGCTGGCAGCGGCCTATGAGCGTCCGATCGACCTGGACGACCTCACGTATTTCGGCGAAGAACTGCTCGGCGCGGTTCACGACCTTGCCGAAAGCGGCCTACTGCAGCGGCGCAACGACCGCTGGCATCTCACGCCAAGAGCGGAGTACCCTGCGGGGGAGATTGACATCCGTTCCGCCAGCGGCCGGCCGGTCGCACTGGTGGCGTCGGGGCGGACAATTGAGACGATCGAAGCCGAGACTGCGGCCTACCACGTCCATCCCGGCGCCGTCTATCTCCATCAGGGGGAGACCTACCTCGTTGAGGATCTCGACCTGACTGCCCGCGTGGCGCGTGCTCGTCCGGCGGATGTCCCCTACTACACTGCTGCGGACGAGCAGACCGAACTGACCATCCGCGCCACGATCGACGAGCGGGCAGCCGGAAGAACGGTCGCTGCGCTTGGGCAGGTCGACGTGCGCACGCGCGTTATCGGCTATACGCGGCGGCGGGTGTTCAGCGAAGAGATCTTAAGCCGGGAGCGCCTCGATCTCCCCCCCTACACCTTCGAGACCGTGGCAGTGTGGTGGACGGTGCCGGAGGCGGCGCGTCGGGAAGTCGAGCGGGCCGGCCGCGATTTCGCCGGCGGCCTGCACGCGGCCGAGCACGCCTGCATCGGGCTGCTTCCGCTCTTCGCGCTCTGCGACCGCCGCGACCTCGGCGGCATCTCTACTCCCTGCCACCCTGACACCGGACAGCCGACGATCGTCATCTACGATGGACATGCGGGCGGGGTCGGCATCGCCGAGCGCGGCTATCACGAACTGGAAGCGCTCTGGTCGGCCGCAGCCCAGCTGCTGCGCGACTGTCCCTGTGAAGACGGCTGCCCAAGCTGCATCCAGAGCCCAAAGTGCGGCAACAACAACGACCTGCTCGACAAGGCTGCCGCTCGGATTCTCCTCGAATGGCTGAGTTTCTGCGGATCGTGA
- a CDS encoding sensor histidine kinase — translation MPKPLNEESGLTRSDRELLRQIEAALPLLSDLSRADLLLYLPTGHPGTAVVSAQARPAPVAPVFDEGLVGTVVEKKSEPAVFQVLTRGRSARVFNSRGPSGAPTVQEVVPVRSGNRLIGALSIESNLLEYERMRKKSPVFRKALERIQEMALHGRLASAASLSRLGEHDGLLVVDQKGIIQYISGIAENLYRKLGHTGSLLSIPLQDLDGPETLADAAMAQGRCLEREASIDGLVWIRKAIPIVCDAAAWRSGQPERLAGALVVIQDITDERTRELALRVKTAMIKEIHHRVKNNLQTIAALLRLQARRTDNPDVTRLLQDSVNRILSVAVVHEFLSHDEDAIINIREVCARIVSEVTQGILDPDKRIRIVLEGENVYLPAQQATSIALVVNELLQNAVKHGYVGREEGVITVRLAESATQITIEIADDGAGLPPEMSVERDGNLGMQIVRTLVREDLRGEFHLTSHNGTTARVVLPRLGSRQRMVQTA, via the coding sequence GTGCCGAAGCCACTCAATGAGGAGAGCGGGCTGACTCGCAGTGACCGGGAGCTGCTCCGCCAGATCGAGGCCGCACTTCCGCTGCTGTCCGACTTGAGTCGGGCAGACCTTCTCCTCTACCTCCCAACTGGTCATCCCGGCACTGCTGTCGTGTCGGCGCAGGCACGCCCCGCGCCGGTCGCTCCTGTCTTCGACGAAGGGCTTGTGGGCACTGTCGTCGAGAAGAAGAGTGAGCCGGCGGTCTTCCAAGTGCTGACGCGCGGGCGCTCGGCACGGGTGTTCAACAGCCGCGGGCCGAGCGGCGCCCCAACTGTTCAAGAAGTCGTGCCGGTGCGGTCAGGGAACCGGCTGATCGGCGCCCTCAGCATCGAGTCGAACTTGCTCGAATACGAGCGCATGCGGAAAAAAAGCCCGGTCTTCCGCAAAGCGCTCGAGCGTATTCAAGAGATGGCGCTGCATGGGCGTTTAGCGAGCGCGGCATCGCTCTCGCGGCTCGGCGAGCACGATGGGCTGCTTGTCGTCGACCAAAAGGGGATCATCCAGTACATCAGCGGGATCGCCGAGAACCTCTACCGCAAACTCGGCCATACCGGCAGCCTGCTTTCGATTCCCCTTCAAGACCTCGATGGTCCCGAAACGCTTGCTGACGCGGCGATGGCCCAAGGACGCTGCCTGGAGCGGGAAGCGTCAATCGACGGACTTGTCTGGATCCGAAAAGCGATCCCGATCGTCTGCGACGCCGCGGCTTGGCGGTCTGGGCAGCCAGAACGCCTGGCGGGTGCCCTCGTCGTGATCCAAGACATTACCGACGAGCGCACGCGGGAGCTCGCGCTGCGGGTCAAGACCGCCATGATCAAAGAGATCCACCACCGGGTGAAGAACAATCTTCAGACCATTGCGGCGCTGCTTCGTCTCCAAGCGCGCCGAACCGATAACCCTGATGTCACGCGGCTGCTGCAGGACAGCGTCAACCGAATCTTGTCTGTGGCAGTGGTCCACGAGTTCTTATCACACGATGAGGACGCGATCATCAACATCCGCGAGGTCTGCGCCCGGATCGTCAGTGAAGTGACGCAAGGCATTCTCGACCCTGACAAGCGGATCCGCATCGTCCTCGAGGGCGAGAATGTCTATCTTCCCGCGCAGCAGGCGACCTCGATCGCGCTGGTGGTGAACGAGCTCCTGCAAAACGCGGTCAAGCATGGCTACGTTGGACGAGAGGAGGGGGTCATTACCGTCCGGCTTGCGGAGTCGGCGACCCAGATTACTATTGAGATTGCCGACGATGGGGCAGGACTGCCGCCGGAGATGTCAGTCGAGCGGGATGGGAACCTCGGCATGCAGATCGTGCGGACGCTTGTCCGCGAAGACCTTCGCGGCGAATTCCACTTGACAAGCCACAACGGGACGACCGCTCGGGTCGTCTTGCCGCGCCTCGGCAGCCGTCAGCGGATGGTCCAAACGGCGTGA
- a CDS encoding response regulator, with the protein MTATRVVIADDESIIRMDLREMLTSMGYQVVGEAGDGQTAINLARQTRPDVVIMDIRMPDLDGIEAARILTREKIAPVLLLTAYSQQELLDGAKDAGVVGYLVKPFREPDLKPAIEIALQRYREFRALENEVSTLTEQLETRKLVDRAKGILMDRHGLKEAEAYSRMQKLAMNTRKSMRQIAEAILLNDELQRPS; encoded by the coding sequence ATGACGGCAACACGGGTCGTCATCGCTGACGACGAGTCGATCATTCGGATGGATCTCCGCGAAATGCTGACCTCCATGGGCTATCAGGTGGTCGGTGAAGCGGGCGATGGGCAGACCGCGATCAACCTAGCGCGGCAAACTCGGCCGGACGTCGTCATCATGGACATTCGGATGCCTGACCTCGACGGGATCGAGGCGGCGCGCATACTCACCCGAGAGAAGATTGCGCCGGTCCTCCTGCTGACCGCCTACAGCCAGCAGGAATTGCTTGATGGGGCGAAAGATGCGGGCGTCGTCGGCTATCTTGTTAAGCCGTTTCGCGAGCCGGACCTGAAGCCCGCAATCGAAATCGCGCTTCAGCGCTATCGGGAATTCCGCGCGCTCGAAAATGAGGTAAGCACCCTGACCGAGCAATTGGAAACGCGCAAGCTCGTCGACCGCGCCAAAGGCATCTTGATGGACCGCCATGGGCTGAAAGAAGCCGAAGCCTACAGCCGCATGCAGAAGCTGGCAATGAATACACGCAAATCGATGCGCCAGATTGCCGAGGCTATCCTGCTGAACGACGAACTGCAGCGTCCCAGCTAG
- a CDS encoding glycosyltransferase family 2 protein, with protein sequence MRLSVLMPVYNEELTLEKALRRLAALPLELEIIVVDDCSTDATWEILQAIELPGLVRLRHPVNRGKGAAVRTALAAATGDWVIIQDADLEYDPGDFPKLLRPALAGDATVVYGARNLASQKPLLRFGNQFLTWLTNLLYGSRLSDMETCYKLMPRTLALELNLECERFDLEPEITAKVLRRGLRIVEVPISYVPRADKKLSPWRDGLPAVVALLKYRFSRARSDR encoded by the coding sequence GTGCGGCTTTCGGTGCTGATGCCGGTCTATAATGAAGAGCTCACGCTCGAGAAGGCCCTGCGCCGCCTTGCCGCGCTCCCCCTCGAACTCGAGATCATCGTGGTCGACGACTGCTCAACCGACGCCACGTGGGAGATCCTGCAGGCGATTGAGCTGCCGGGCCTGGTCCGTCTCCGGCATCCGGTCAATCGCGGCAAAGGGGCCGCCGTGCGGACTGCCCTTGCCGCCGCCACGGGTGACTGGGTCATTATCCAAGATGCAGACCTCGAGTACGACCCGGGCGATTTCCCCAAGCTGCTTCGCCCAGCGCTCGCCGGAGACGCGACCGTCGTCTATGGCGCGCGCAACCTCGCCAGCCAGAAACCGCTCCTCCGGTTCGGCAATCAGTTTCTGACGTGGCTGACCAACCTCCTCTATGGCTCTCGCCTGAGCGATATGGAAACCTGCTACAAGCTGATGCCTCGGACGCTCGCGCTCGAACTGAATCTCGAATGCGAGCGGTTCGATCTTGAGCCGGAGATCACGGCGAAGGTGCTTCGTCGCGGCCTCCGCATTGTCGAAGTGCCGATATCGTATGTGCCCCGCGCCGACAAAAAACTGTCGCCCTGGCGAGACGGCCTGCCGGCAGTCGTGGCGCTCCTGAAGTACCGCTTCAGCAGGGCTAGGAGCGACCGCTGA